From the genome of Hippocampus zosterae strain Florida chromosome 8, ASM2543408v3, whole genome shotgun sequence:
ATTGGCTCACTTCCCCAACAGTCATGTGAAAGTCTCAACGTTAAAATTGTTCCACATTGCAAAGCAGTTGGTTACACAACAATCCACAACATTACGCCATCTAAAACAAGAGCTTGGATTGATACTGTAATAAGTAGGTATTAATAACACATTTccattcttgtattttgcagaaGTACAACTGTACTATAATCATACCACAACCCAAATCATGGTTATTTAAACCTCTTAAACTAGATTAGTCAAAACTTTTAGAGTAGTCTGGCACCACCTAGTGCATTTTCCTGGGTGGCACTTGTACTAACTTGAAATTAAAGCACCGGTATTATTGGCTGTACTAGTACCCTATATGAGTAATGTCAAATTAGTGATTATCCCAAGTATCGGTAATGTTACTTCACCAATCCTACCCACCTCTAGATCAGAATTGACAATTGATGAGTCACATGATGTATCACAACCATCAACTAGTACCATTGGGCCTGTCCTGCTCAGAACCTTGGTGTCTACTACCTTCCCACACACTGTTGCCTCTCTGAGGTACATCTGTCAATATAgtatgatatacagtacacctACTTTATGTGTTAAAATTTAGGAATTGCTGTgaggttgttattttttatatgCAGGACATGGTGTTTAGTGTGTGAACAACATTGCTTACTTGTTTTGTAGTGTCAATACTGACGTCCATATAGAGGCTCATCTCGGTCAAATTGAAATTTTTGCCCTTTGAAAAAAGAGGTTCCAATAGCATAATCGTCTTACTAAAAGGTAACTCTTAGATCACAGACAAAAAGGTTCGATTTGGAACATGTTCAAAAGGACCTATAATGAAGGACGTACAGTACATGGAGGAAAAAGGACCAACCTGTTTACCATGATGCTTGCCGACAGCTTTGTCCTGGTATGAGTCACTGAGGAGGCTCTCCATTTCTGCAGAAAATATCATAGGCTGCTGCCTCGTTCCCAAGTGACACCAGTGGAGGACTATAGTCTGAAACATGTGTCAAAGGTCAAAATTACTGCTGCAGGATCCCGAGTTTGGAAATAAATTGTTGTATGTGCTTTGCACAATTTAgatgtgtattattattattattattatttcaagatTAACAGGATACAAGAAGATCCAGTGAGGCACCAGAGATTGCAGACAGCAGCCAAGGCATGACCCTGAGGAGGAAGCTGATCCGAGTATCGTAGTGAAGAATGGCAGCAGCATAAAGGGCAGCCGCcagcagacacagcactccagaGAAAATATGAGATCTTGACAGTGTCTTTCCTCTGTGCTGCATGAGGGGGATTTAAAataaactttattttgaagCCATTTGCTGGTTGGAGAAAAGGATTGTTTAACATGATCACTTACGACTCTGTAAAGTGTGGGGAACTTGGAGGTAGAGGTGATGGCAAAAGACACCAGGCCAAGGGTGTAACCCAAGATTTCAGTGTTGTTCTAGTACAATATCCATGAAAAAGGAGTAAAGATACATGTAATACTTTCAAGAAAAATGCTGCACCATTTGAAATTCTGATATTGTTCATGTACAAATATAAAGTCTCTGAAAAATTGCGATGTCCAGAGAATtctgtcacatttgttttctgaaaatcTTTCAAGACTTGAGCTCAGTGAGCATCTGAATAATTGAGTCACAAATGTTTAACATAGAAATCTTtcaccattaaaatgaatggaaacaccATTAATACTGTATGTTCCAGCCCCAAGCCCCTCCAAAACTGATTTATGCGTTTTTTGAATCTTTAATATTGTGTCCTGGAGACTTAGTTCCTCAGTGCGACAACATTAGTCATTCTTGACAGAAGTTCTAAATGCCCGTGAATGTTGTTATGCTGTCTGTCTACATATGTGGCAGCGCCGTATATGTTCAGGTGCAAGCCGGTTTCAGGGTAACAACACCACCACAACGATGCTAATTGGTAACCTGTGTGGCTGGGGAGTTCACATTTTATGTTAATATTGAGGTAGCGGATGCCATGTGGTTCctttaaatacaatacagtaattCTGTTTAGTATGACAGTAACCTTCATCTGAGAGTGCCAAACAGCTTGAAGATACTTTCCTGAAGAATATTAACTCATATATACAAAACTGCTACTTGATGTGAAGTGACCCCAGTCACCTGTCACCATCAAAAGCTCTCAAGTTTGCTGGTGACTAGTACCTTAaggcatacagtatatatgcaaCAATGACAGCAGAAGAACTCAATTGGAGGATTCGTAAATGCTTTAAGATGGTGCCAAGACATCACAATCCCATCATTGCTCTTCTGTCTCTGTCTCACTTGAAATCTTAtagcagtagtagtagtcgtCACAATCTTACTTGCAGGGCAACATAAAGCAGCCTCCTCCCTCTGAAGACCCCGTCTGCTGCTGGACTGTGGAGGACACCTGACTTCAGGAAACCTCCTGTGAGTACTGCCAGCAGACAAACTGCAAGTAGGTGAGATCTCCTGCGCCTCTTGATCATTCTTTGCCTTCTCTCTGAAGCACAATGCCACATATAAGCAGCTGTTTTGCAACCTGATTTTGACAATTACAGACTTGATGATGTTCGAAATAAATCCATCATAATATTAAACTGGCAAATatagtacatattttttaaacttaccTGCTTGCAAGTTCCTGCAAAAACACCAGGAGATAACATTTACCATATCCAGGGAAGCAGAGATAAGCCCCATAAAAACCTGTAGATAAGTGTGACTTAATATCTAAAACGAGCCTTGGtgtttaaatacaataaatattgcATTTACTTGAATGTGCAGCTGTCTGGACAAAATGGCTCCAGTGAACCCACACAAGTTACCAAGGAAACAGTAGAGGGAAGTAACAGCATGTTCAGGATGTCCTCCATGATCTTTGCACCTCTGACCCACGAGACTTGAAAGATTAAAAGTAACACTTAAATAGAAATCTCAGAGAAACAACCCACAGGAGAATACAGTCAGACCACCTTGAGTGATGAATAACACCAatgcaatcatttcaaaatcttAATACATGTAAAAGGTCGTGTTCTTCATTCAGAAAACCCAAATAACATCTAAATTTCAGGATGGTATGGACTCATCTTAAATTACTATATTAAACCTTCAGTGATCTTTATCACAGTAATCTTGTTGCATACAGCACATTAGTACTGTAAATGCAAACATACATAGAATCAAaatacataccggtacattgtTTTGGTACTTACCGTACTGATATCCTCCACACAAGAAATCAACATTTATAATCATCAAATTAAAAGTTACATACGTTGTTTTAGGTGAATAACTatcaaaagtattttaaaacagcatttttgtgtgaatgaatgaacagaGTTAACTCTGCGCAAGTTGTAGGCTGTGGCTTTATAAATTTCAGAGCATTTACTGGTCAGTTCTTGCATATCTGACACACCCAATATGGCGGACGCGCTGACGTATCACACATAAGGCAACTTGTTCAATGGGGCGTGTATATCAATAAATTAACACACCTGTCAAATTACTCAGCACTCTAATTGGCATCGAGTTAGCATTGTAGCATATTTTAGTACTTTATTAACGCCAATTTAAAGAAACTGATTATCAATAACGACTAACTGGTtataaaaaaagaggaagagatTTGAGTGAAAGCCACTTACTGAAAACATGAGACGAGTAACAGAAGAGACGATAAGCAAACAAGTCGAACAGAAATGCAACTTTGTCCTGGGTCACGACGAGTAAAACAAGAGTTGAAAGAAGTCGTCCAAAACGTGAGGAGACTCGAGAGAAACGAGTTGTGGTCTTCTCTGGTCCAGTCAATCTGCTGCTGGCTCGGTTTGGCCATGTCAACAGTTTGTAGCACATTTGCATTGCGCTAACCAGCGGGAAGAAATTGACCAATAAAATGGTGCCAATATTTATTTGGGTGTGGTGCTGAcgaatttttttaaaggtgagCGTGGTGATATTACAgttatataaaaaaatagaaatattgtTTTAGATCCGATAAATTATCCGTCTACTATGTtttgtaatttaatttattatcaCTGTGTATAATACGAGTTCAAGTACAAGCAGCAGAATGTGGCATTCAAGGAAAGTGCGACTTCAAAGCATTCGAGACAAAAGTAAACGACACAGATGCCGATAAATTGTTTGTTGTTCTGGTTCAGCACAATGTATTTTGATCCCCATCTGACCATCATAATTTTATTCTTAAAAGTTTGtctattaattattttttttagaaaaagtaTTCTCTTCAaagcatttctttcattttcacctTCAAGCTCATGCAAGGGTGGCAAGctgcacatccgcctcacagtgcacaatTTATACGTTTAATGCcggctggccttcctgtgtggagtttgcatgtttactccatccatccattttccgaaccgcttatcctcacgagggtcgtggggggtgctggagcctatcccagccgtctaggcgggggacaccctgaatcagttgccagccaatcgcagggcacacagagacgaacaaccatccacgctcacattcacaccttgggactatttagagcgcccaatcagcctaacatgcatgtttttggaatgtgggaggaaaccggagcacccggagaaaatccacgcaggcccggggagaacatgcaaactccacacagggaggtcagagctggaatcgaacccggtacctctgcactgtgaagccgacgtgctaaccactggactgccgggccgccccagaAAGAAGGGATATGGTTGCAACCTCTGGGGATTGAACCGCTAGTTTGGGACATTGTTTCTCTACCCCTGAGCCACACCACCACATGcatgtttactcccacattcctaaaacatgcatggcagag
Proteins encoded in this window:
- the tmem44 gene encoding transmembrane protein 44 isoform X2: MAKPSQQQIDWTREDHNSFLSSLLTFWTTSFNSCFTRRDPGQSCISVRLVCLSSLLLLVSCFHLVGQRCKDHGGHPEHAVTSLYCFLGNLCGFTGAILSRQLHIQVFMGLISASLDMVNVISWCFCRNLQAVCLLAVLTGGFLKSGVLHSPAADGVFRGRRLLYVALQNNTEILGYTLGLVSFAITSTSKFPTLYRVHRGKTLSRSHIFSGVLCLLAAALYAAAILHYDTRISFLLRVMPWLLSAISGASLDLLTIVLHWCHLGTRQQPMIFSAEMESLLSDSYQDKAVGKHHGKQGKNFNLTEMSLYMDVSIDTTKQMYLREATVCGKVVDTKVLSRTGPMWDFEEGNAQWSEPNAKPQNGEAFPLQEWPSNPKPFNIRTYASCILPQNGVSCNDSISQSK
- the tmem44 gene encoding transmembrane protein 44 isoform X1, whose translation is MAKPSQQQIDWTREDHNSFLSSLLTFWTTSFNSCFTRRDPGQSCISVRLVCLSSLLLLVSCFHLVGQRCKDHGGHPEHAVTSLYCFLGNLCGFTGAILSRQLHIQVFMGLISASLDMVNVISWCFCRNLQAERRQRMIKRRRRSHLLAVCLLAVLTGGFLKSGVLHSPAADGVFRGRRLLYVALQNNTEILGYTLGLVSFAITSTSKFPTLYRVHRGKTLSRSHIFSGVLCLLAAALYAAAILHYDTRISFLLRVMPWLLSAISGASLDLLTIVLHWCHLGTRQQPMIFSAEMESLLSDSYQDKAVGKHHGKQGKNFNLTEMSLYMDVSIDTTKQMYLREATVCGKVVDTKVLSRTGPMWDFEEGNAQWSEPNAKPQNGEAFPLQEWPSNPKPFNIRTYASCILPQNGVSCNDSISQSK
- the tmem44 gene encoding transmembrane protein 44 isoform X3; the encoded protein is MAKPSQQQIDWTREDHNSFLSSLLTFWTTSFNSCFTRRDPGQSCISVRLVCLSSLLLLVSCFHLVGQRCKDHGGHPEHAVTSLYCFLGNLCGFTGAILSRQLHIQVFMGLISASLDMVNVISWCFCRNLQAERRQRMIKRRRRSHLLAVCLLAVLTGGFLKSGVLHSPAADGVFRGRRLLYVALQNNTEILGYTLGLVSFAITSTSKFPTLYRVHRGKTLSRSHIFSGVLCLLAAALYAAAILHYDTRISFLLRVMPWLLSAISGASLDLLTIVLHWCHLGTRQQPMIFSAEMESLLSDSYQDKAVGKHHGKQGKNFNLTEMSLYMDVSIDTTKQWDFEEGNAQWSEPNAKPQNGEAFPLQEWPSNPKPFNIRTYASCILPQNGVSCNDSISQSK
- the tmem44 gene encoding transmembrane protein 44 isoform X4, whose protein sequence is MAKPSQQQIDWTREDHNSFLSSLLTFWTTSFNSCFTRRDPGQSCISVRLVCLSSLLLLVSCFHLVGQRCKDHGGHPEHAVTSLYCFLGNLCGFTGAILSRQLHIQVFMGLISASLDMVNVISWCFCRNLQAERRQRMIKRRRRSHLLAVCLLAVLTGGFLKSGVLHSPAADGVFRGRRLLYVALQNNTEILGYTLGLVSFAITSTSKFPTLYRVHRGKTLSRSHIFSGVLCLLAAALYAAAILHYDTRISFLLRVMPWLLSAISGASLDLLTIVLHWCHLGTRQQPMIFSAEMESLLSDSYQDKAVGKHHGKQWDFEEGNAQWSEPNAKPQNGEAFPLQEWPSNPKPFNIRTYASCILPQNGVSCNDSISQSK